The following nucleotide sequence is from Saccharothrix texasensis.
CACGCCGTCGTCGCGCAGCACGGTGGCCGAGCCGTCGGGGTGGTGGGCGCTCACCGTGGCCTGCTCGCGCGCGGTCGGGTGGTCGGTCACGGGGCAAAGCTAGCCCAAGGAGTCCTGACCGGACCGGGGGAACGGGGTCTCAGCCGCCGACGGGCGTGACGGCGGCGGCGGTGCGCGGACCCAGGCCCAGGTCGGCGGCGAGGCGCAAGTCGTCGGCGGTGTCGACGTCGTGGCGCAGCGACGGCCACGGGCCCAGCAGGGGCGTGGCCCCCGAGGTCGAGTGGGCGGCGGCGGAGCCGGGTCCGAAGGCGGGCGCGAGGTCGCCGCCGGGGGCCGACAGGAGCAGCGTGGTGCCGGTGCCCTGGCGGTCCGGGCAGAACGAGCGGCCGCGCGCGGCGGCGAGGGCGGCGGCGAGCTCCGCGGTCCGGAGGGCCGGCAGGTCGGCTTGGAGTGCGCCGATCGCGGAGGCGGGGTCGCGGGACCGCAGGACGTCGAAGCCGTGGCGCAGGGACTCGTTCAGGCCCTCGGGGCCGGGGATCGACTCGACGCCGAGCGCCCGCAGCTCCGCGACGACCGACGGGTCGGACGTGACGGCCACCACACGGCGGACGGTCGGCAGCGCCGCGGCGATGGTGTCCACCGCGAACGCCAGGGCCAGCGCCGGGCGGTCCAGCCGGGCGCCGACCAGCCGGGTCTTGGCCCGTCGCAGGGTCTTGACCGGTACCACCAGGTCGACGTCGGCTCCCACCCCGCCATACTCCCGGATGCCGGCTGGACCTGGCCAGGGGCCTCGGGCCTGATTGTCGCCCCTGGCGACGTGGGGAAGACTCCAGGTCCACGACGAAGAGGGAGTGCACGTGGCCAAGGAGAAGGGCGGCTTCTGGGTCGGGCTCGCCGCGGCGGTCTTCTACCCCGCCACCGCGGTGATGGCGCGGCGGCGCGACGAAGGCGCGGAGAGGGTGCCCAGGACGGGCGGGGCGCTCATCGTGATGAACCACGTGTCGCACCTGGACCCCGTCTACGACGCCGTCTTCACGCACAGGCAAGGCCGCGTGCCGCACTTCCTCGCCAAGCACAGCCTGTGGAACGTCCCGTTCGTCGGCACGGTGGTCAGGGGCGCCCGGCAGATCCCGGTGTACCGGGGCACGGCCGACGCGCAGCAGAGCCTGCGCGCCGCCCACGAGGCCCTGGAACAGGGCCTCGTCGTGATCATCTACCCGGAGGGCACGATCACGCGCGACCCGGACGGCTGGCCGATGGCCTCGCGCACCGGGGTCGCGCGGCTCGCGCTGGAGCACGACGTGCCGGTGCTGCCCGCGGCGCGGTGGGGCACGCGCGAGGTCTACGACCACTACCGGAAGAAGTTCCGGCCGTTCCCCCGCAAGACCGTGGTGACGAAGGTGGGCCCGCCCGCCGACCTGGACGCCTACCGCAGCAGGCCGCAGAACCTGGCGCTGCTGCGCGAGGTGACCGACGTGCTGATGAACGACGTGAAGGGCCTGCTCGCGGAGATCCGCGAGGAGCAGGCGCCCGACGGCTTCTACACCAAGAAGGCCTGACGTGGACCGGGTCGCGGTGCTGGGCGCCGGGTCGTGGGGCACCGCCTTCGCGAAGGTGCTCGCGGACTCCGGCACGGACGTGGTGCTGTGGGCGCGGCGCTCCGACGTGGCCGACGCCATCACGGCGGGCCGCGTCAACGACGACTACCTGCCGGGTGTGGCGCTGCCCCCGAACCTGACCGCCACGTCGGACGCGCGCAAGGCGTTGGCCGGGGCGGGGGCCGTGGTGCTGGCGGTGCCGAGCCAGACGTTGCGGGAGAACCTGAGCGGCTGGCGGCCGTGGCTGCCGGCGGGCGCGACGCTGGTCAGCCTGGCCAAGGGGGTCGAGCTGGGCACGCTGAAGCGGATGAGCGAGGTGGTCCGCGAGGTCGCCGGCGTGCCGGAGGACCAGGTCGCGGTGGTGTCGGGACCCAACCTGGCCAAGGAGATCGCGGCCGAGCAGCCCACCGCGACGGTCATCGCCTGCACCGACCACGACCGCGCGGTGGAGTTGCAGCACGCGTGCTCGAACTCCTACTTCCGGCCGTACACGAACGTCGACGTGGTGGGCTGCGAGCTCGGTGGCGCGTGCAAGAACGTGATCGCGCTGGCGTGCGGCATGGCGGCGGGCATGGGGTTCGGGGACAACACGATGGCCTCGATCATCACCCGCGGTCTCGCCGAGACGGCGCGGTTGGGCGCGGCGCTGGGCGCGGACCCGTTGACGTTCGCCGGGTTGGCCGGGCTGGGCGACCTGGTGGCCACGTGCGCCTCGCCGCTGTCGCGCAACCGGTCGTTCGGCGAGCGGCTGGGTCTCGGCGACTCGCCGGCGCAGGCGCAGGAGGCCGCGCACGGGCAGGTCGCCGAGGGCGTGAAGTCGTGCTCGTCGATCCGCGAGCTGGCCGCGCGGGTGGGCGTGGACATGCCGATCACCGACGGCGTGCACCAGGTGTGCCACGAAGGACTGGACCCGCGCGTGCTGACGACGGCGCTGCTCGGGCGCGAGCGGAAGGCGGAACGGCAATGACCTGGGGCGACGGCACCCGCGTGGTGCACTCGACGCCGGCGGTGCGGGGCGAGCCGTTCCTGGCCGGGCCGGTGTTCGCGTCCGCGTACCACCTGGGCGGCGCCGACACCTACGGGCGGGTGCACAACCCGACGTGGCGGGCGTTGGAGGTGGCGCTGGGCGAGCTGGACGGCGGCACGACCGTGCTGTTCCCGTCCGGGATGGCGGCGATCTCGACGTTCCTGCGGGTCGTGCTCGCGCCCGGTGACGTCGTGGTGGTGCCGAGCGACGGCTACTACCTGACGCGCACGCTGGTCGCCGACATGCCGGTGGAGGTGGTCGAGGCGCCGACGGCCGGGCCGTACCCGTCGTTCGAGGGCGTGCGGCTGGTGCTGCTGGAGTCGCCGTCGAACCCCGGGCTGGACGTGTGCGACATCAGCGCGTTGGTGGCCGCCGCGCACGCGGCGGGCACGCTGGTGGCGGTGGACAACACCACCGCGACGCCGTTGGGGCAGCAGCCGCTGCTGCTGGGCGCGGACGCGGTGGTGAGCAGCGACACGAAGGCCGTCGCGGGGCACAGCGACGTGCTGCTGGGCCACGTGTCCACCTCGGACCCGGACCTGGCGGAACGGGTGCGGGCGGCGCGGACGACCGGCGGCGCGATCCCCGGGCCGTTCGAGGCGTGGCTGGCGCACCGGGGTCTCGGCACGCTCGACCTGAGGTTGGGCAGGCAGGCGGAGAACGCGGCGGCGCTGCACGAGGTCTTGAAGGACCACCCGGCGGTCAGCGGGCTGCGGTGGCCGGGCGCGCCGGGGGACCCGGCGCACGAGGTGGCGTCGCGGCAGATGCGGCGGTTCGGCGGGGTGCTGACGTTCGTGCTGGCGGACGAGGGCGCGGTGGCGTCCTTCCTGGAGCGGTCGCGGCTGGTGTACGCGAGCACGAGCTTCGGCGGCCTGCACACGAGCCTGGACCGGCGGGCGCAGTGGGGCGACCCGGTGCCCGAGGGCCTGGTGCGGCTGTCCGCGGGCTGCGAGGACACCGCCGACCTCGTCGAGGACGTGCTCCGGTCACTCTGACGGGTCCAGTTCGTGGGACGTGGTTGCGCGGTGGCGGGTCGGCTGCCACCCTCGTCACCATGTCTTTTCGCGCCATGACCGACGGGCGGGGTCACATCGACCTGCGCCTGGTCGCCAGCGCGCTCTGTCCTTCCCGGTGATCGTCTCGCGTCCCGCGAGCCCGTGAGGCTCGCCACATCACCGAGCACCGAGAAGGAACCATGTTCGCCGTTCCGGAGAACACCATCGCCCTGCCCCAGTCGCACGCCGCCCTGCACCCGGTGCGGATCGCGCTCGACACGGCGGCACGGCGGGAGCGCTGGGCCCACCTGCTGCGCTACGACCCCGAGACCCGCTTCGCCGCGCTGGTCGACCGCACCGACGAGCAGGAGGTGTGGCTGATGAGCTGGCTGCCCGGCCAACGCGCCGAGCTGCACGACCACGGCGTCACCAGTGGCGCGTTCACCGTGGTCAGCGGCTCGCTGACGGAGGTCGTCACGCCGGGCCCGACCCAGGTGCTGCACCACCTGGTGGCGGGCCAGTCGCGGGTCTTCGGGCCCGGCTACGCGCACCAGGTGCGCAACGACGGCACCGACCCCGCCGTGACGATCCACGTGTTCCGCGACGGCGGGCGCACCATCCGGCCGGTCCGGTTCGACCCGCTCGCCGGGGCTACCTCCGCGCGGTGACGTGCGGCGGGACGTCCCAGTCGCCGACCAGCGCCGGGTCCGGCTCGGGTTCGCCCCACGCGGTGCGCAGCGGCAGCACACCCGCCCACTTCGCGTTGGCGGCGACGTCCTCGTCCTCGTCGCCGGGCGGGCCGCTGCGGATCTTGACCGACGCCTCGGCCAGGTCGAGCGACAGCACGGCGGTCGCGGCCAGCTCCTTCGGCGTCGGCGGGCGGGCGTAGTCCCACGAGCCGGGGGCGATGTGCTCGGTGAGCACGCGCAGGGCGTGCAGCTTGGCGTCCGGGTCGGTGACGGGGACGGCGGTGCCGTGCACGACGGCGGCGCGGTAGTTCATCGAGTGGTCGAACACCGAGCGGGCGTAGACGACGCCGTCGAGGATCGTCACGGCGACGCACACGGGCACGCCGGTCCCGGCTTCGCGGAGGCTGCGCGCGCCGGTCGAGCCGTGCAGGTAGAGGGTGTCGCCGTCGCGGCCGTAGCCGGTGGGCAGCACGAGCGGCGCGTCGTCCACGACGACGGCCAGGTGGCAGACGAGAGCGGCGTCGAGGACCGCGTGCAGCGCCTCGCGTTCGGTGACGGCGCGGTTGCGCCCGCGCTTGATGGTGCTGCGGTCCGTCGGTGACAACGTCATGCGACGAGCTTGTCCGGTAAAGTGGCCTTCTTCAAGTGCCAATTCTTGGCGTTTTGAGGAGGCCACTGTGGCGGAGACGGCGTTGGCGGTGGTGCTGGACCGCGAGTCGGCCGAACCGCTGGCCGTGCAGCTCGCGGACGCCCTGCGCACGGCGGCGGGCGACGGGCGGCTGCGCAGCGGTGACCGGTTGCCCTCGACCCGGGCGCTGGCCGAGCGGCTCGGCGTGAGCCGGACCGTGACCGCGGCAGCATACGAGCAGCTGCACGCCGAGGGCTGGATCGCGGGGCGGCACGGGTCGGGCACCTACGTGACGACCACGCCGCCGGGCGCGTTGAAGTCGCGGGCCCGGCGGGTGGCGGCGCCCGCCGCGCCGGTGGACGTCGTGGACCTCGCGCCCGGCGCGCCGTGGGCGGAGGGGTTGGACCGGGCGGCCTGGCGGCGGGCCTGGCGCGCGGCGGCGGACGTGCAGCCGTTGTTCCGGCCGGCGCGGGGCGGGTTGCCCGAGTACCGGGCGGTGGTGGCGGAGCACCTGCTGCGGCACCGGGGGTTGGCGGTGCGCGGCGGGTTGCGGGAGGAGTTGGTGCTGGCGACCGGCGGGACCACGGCGGCGTTGGTGGAGCTGGGGTCGGCCGTGCTGCGGCCGGGTGACGCGGTGGCGGTGGAGGAGCCGGGCTACCAGCGGGCGGTGTGGGCGTTGCGGTCGGCCGGGGTGAAGGTCGTGCAGGCGCCCGTGGACGCCGAGGGGCTGTTGGTGGAGGCCGTGCCGCCGGGGGTGCGCGGCGTGTACTGCTCGCCGGCGCACCAGTACCCGATGGGCGGGCGGATGTCGGCGGCGCGGCGGGTGGCGCTGGTGGAGCGGGCGCGGGCGGAGGGGTGGCTGGTCGTCGAGGACGACTACGACGGCGAGCTGCGCTACGACGTCGCGCCGTTGCCGTTGCTGGCCGCGCTGGCGCCGGACGTGGTGGTCCACCTGGGCACGACGAGCAAGATCCTCACGCCGACGCTGGGCGCGGGGTGGATGGTCGCGCCCGAGCCGATCGCCGCCGAGGTGATGGCGCACCGGGACCGGACCGGCACCAGCCCGTCCGCGGCGGGGCAGCGGGTCCTGGTCGAGCTGGCGCGCAACGGCGACCTGGGCCGGCACCTGCGCAAGCTCCGCCGTGAGCTGTCCGAGCGCCGCGCGCTGCTGTCGGCGGCGTTCGCCGAGGCCGGGATCCCCGTGCTCGGCGACGACGCGGGCGCGCACATCGTCGTGCCGCTGCCGTCGGCGCAGGCGGAGCGCGACGTGCTGGCCGAGGCGCACGACCGCGGCCTGCGGCTGGACGGCCTGGGCCGCCACCACGCGGGCCGGCCGAAGGTGCACGGCGCGGCGATCGGCTACAGCGCCTGCTCGCGGGAGCAGCTGACCGCCGCCATCCCCACCCTGATCGGCATCCTCGCCACCACGCCGGCCCGTCGCGAGCGTTGAACTCAGGGCGGCTGGACGTTGGACTCTCGCGTCGCGAACGTCGGACTCTCGCGGGAGTCGTGCGTTCGCGACGGGTGAGTTGTGCGCTCAGGTGCGCGGTGCCAGTGGGTGGTTACGCCATCCGGGTAGGGTCCGAGCCATGACACAGCGCAAGACCAAGGTCGCCGTGGTGTTCGGCGGGCGCAGCAGCGAGCACATGGTCTCCTGCCTGTCCGCCGGCAGTGTCCTGCCGCACCTGGACCGGGACAGGTTCGACGTCGTGCCCGTCGGCATCACCGAAACGGGCGCGTGGGTGATCGGCGCCGACGACACCAAGGCGCTCGAGGTGCGGGACCGGCAGCTGCCCACCGTCAACGCGCTGGTCCCCGTGTCCGGCAGCGAACTGGTGCCGGTGGCGCCCACCGAGGTGCTGGCCGACGTGGAGGTCGTGTTCCCCGTGCTGCACGGCGCGTGGGGCGAGGACGGCACCATCCAGGGCCTGCTGGAGCTGGCCGACATCCCGTACGTGGGACCGGGTGTGCTGGCCAGCGCGGTCGCCATGGACAAGGAGTTCACCAAGCGCCTGCTCAAGGGCGCGGGCCTGCCCGTGGGCGAGTTCGCGGTGCTGCGGCGCGAGCAGGAGACGCTGACCGAGGCCGACCGCGAGCGGCTGGGCCTGCCGGTCTTCGTCAAGCCCGCGCGCGCCGGGTCGTCCGTCGGCATCTCGAAGGTCGTCGACTGGGCCCACCTGGACAGCGCGATCGCGCTGGCGCGCAAGACCGACCCGAAGGTGATCATCGAGGCCGCCGTCTCCGGCCGCGAGGTCGAGTGCGGCGTGCTGGAGTTCCCGGACGGCCGCGTCGAGGCGTCGCTGCCCGCCGAGCTGCGCATCGTGGGCGGCGAGGTCGACTGGTACGACTTCGACGCCAAGTACCTCGACGACGTGTGCGAGTTCGACATCCCCGCCAAGCTCGACGAGCACGTCACCCGCGACCTGCGCGAGATGGCCGTCGCCGCGTTCCGCGCGCTGGACTGCCAGGGCCTGGCCCGGGTCGACTTCTTCGTCACCGACTACGACGAGCTCGTGGTCAACGAGGTCAACACCATGCCCGGCTTCACGCCGATCTCGATGTACCCGCGGATGTGGGCCGAGACGGGCGTCGACTACCCGGCGCTGCTGACCACGTTGGTGGAGACGGCGATCGCCCGCGGCACGGGCCTGCGCTAGTCAGCCCTTGGTGTCCACGGGGCCCTTGGCGAGGGTGTCTCGGATCGTGGTCGAGACGTCCTGCAGGGGCCCCGTGCCCGCGTCGGACGGCACGGTGAGCGCCACGTACACCGGCCGGTCCACCACGTACCAGGTGGCCGAACCGCCGTCGGACACCTCCAGCCACTGCACGTCCGAGATGATCCGCAGCTGGGAGGTCGGGGTGAGGTCGCCGGGACGGTCCAGCCCGCACCGCAGCACGACGGGCTCGTGCCGCTCGTCACCCCACGCGAGGGCGCCGGCCGGCGCGGGGGCGGCCAGCTCGCGGCGGGGCAGGGTGACGCCACCGGACAGGAGCTGCGCGGGCAGCGCGCCCAGCAGCGCCGCGCACTCGGCCGACCCGGCCTTCGGCGCGGGCACCGGCACGAGCGCCACGGGCCCGGTGCGCACGGCGGACGGGTCCGCCGCGTCGTCGCGGCCGCCGAGGACGAGACCCGCCGCCGCCACTCCCACCACGAGCAGCGCCGTCAGCCCGAGGGCGACGACGAGCAGCGGACGGGGGAGCAGCGAGGCGGGTTCCGGTTCCTGGGCCACCCGGCTATGACAGCACGGGCCTAGAGGTGGACCACCGGGCAGGTCAGCGTTCGCGTGATGCCCTCCACGTTCTGGATGCGGGCGACCACGAGCTGCCCCAGCTGGTCGACGGTGTCGGCCTCGGCGCGGACGATGACGTCGTACGGGCCGGTGACGTCTTCCGCGGTGGCCACACCGGGGATGCCGGAGATCTCCGCCGCAACGGCGGCTGCCTTCCCGACCTCGGTCTGGATGAGGATGTATGCGTGCACCACGGCGTGCCCCTTCGTCGCGACAGGTTAGGTCGGGGTAGGAACGTGCACAGCAACGTACCCCAGTTGGGGTTCCGAATGCTCAGAACGGGAGGCAATCTTGCGTCCGGAGCCGCCGCGCAACGCGGACACGGTCGCTGAGGTGGGTGAGTTCGGTCTCATCCGCCGGGTGACGGCAGGTCGGACGCAGCCGCCCACCACCCTGCTCGGGCCGGGTGACGACGCGGCTGTGGTCGCGGCGCCCGACGGTCGTGTGGTGGTGTCCACCGACGTGCTGGTCGAAGGCGTCCACTTCAGACTCGACTGGTCGTCTCCCGAGCAGGTGGGGCGCAAGGCGGCGGCCGTGAACCTGGCCGACGTGGTGGCCATGGGCGCGATGCCCACGGCCCTGCTGATCGGCCTCGCGTGCCCCGCCGACACGCCGTCGGCCGTGGTGGAGGGGATCACCGCCGGCCTGTGGCAGGAGGCGACCGTGGCGGGCGCGGGCGTGGTGGGCGGCGACATGGTGTCGTCCGCGACACTGGTGATCTCCGTTACCGCGATGGGTGACATGGGCGGCTTCGAGCCCGTCACCCGGTCGGGCGCGCAGGTGGGTGACGTCGTCGCGGTGTGCGGGCGGCTCGGCTGGGCGGCGGGCGGGTTGGCCGTGCTGCAGCGCGGGTTCCGGTCGCCGGTCGCGGTCGTCGGCGCGCAGCGGAACCCCGAACCCCCTTACGAGGCCGGGCCCCAGGCGGCCGCGGCGGGCGCGACGGCGATGATCGACGTGTCGGACGGCCTGCTGGCCGACCTGGGGCACATCGCGGACGAGTCGGGCATCGGCATCGACATCCGCACGGAGCTGCTGGAGGTCCACCCGCGGCTGATCGACGTCGCGGCGGCGCTCGGCGCGGACGCCCGGCACTGGGCGCTGACCGGTGGCGAGGATCACGCCCTGGCGGCGACGTTCCCCGAGCCGGGGGCCGTGCCCGAGGGCTGGCGCACGATCGGCACGGTCCGGCACGGCAGCGGTGTGACGGTCGACGGGCGCGCGTACGAGAAACCCCCTGGCTGGGAGCACTGGCGGTAGGTAGCCTCAGGTATGTGGAACTATGCACGCTCGCGTATGACCATCCAGACTCGGTGAAGTTGATCGCCGACCTCCAGCAGGTCTACGTGGACCGCTACGGCGAGGGCGACGTCACCCCGGTCGACCCGGCGGAGTTCGCCGCGCCGTCGGGGCACTTCGTGGTCGGCTACCTCGACGGCGTGCCGGTGGCGTGCGGCGGGTGGCGCGCACACGACGTGGCCGAGCACTCCCTGCGCCCCGGCGACGCCGAGATCAAGCGCATGTACGTGGTGGAGGCCGTGCGCGGCCGCGGTCTCGCGCGGGTCGTGCTGGCGTCGCTGGAAACGGCGGCGCGCGCGGCCGGTCGCCGGCGGATGGTGCTGGAGACCGGGCTGCGCCAACCGGAGGCCATCGGCCTCTACCGGGCCAATGGATACGCGCGCATCGACAACTTCGGCGTCTACCGGCATCATCCGGAAAGCCTTTGCTTCGCGAAGGATCTCTGACGGGCCGGGAGGGACCGCGATGGCGATCTACGCGTTGGGCGACTTCGAGCCGGTGATCCACCCGGACGCCTACGTGCACCCCGACGCGACGGTCATCGGCGACGTGCGGATCGGCGCGCACGCCTCGGTGTGGCCGCAGGCCGTGCTGCGCGGCGACTACGGGCGCATCGAGGTCGGCGAGCGGACGTCGATCCAGGACGGCACGGTCGTGCACTGCACGGAGGTCCACCCGACGCTGATCGGCGCGGAGTGCGTGGTCGGGCACAACGTGCACATCGAGGGCGCGACCATCGCCGACCGCTGCCTGATCGCCTCGGGCTCGGTGGTGCTCAACGGCGCCGTGGTGGAGACCGGCGCGATCGTCGGCGCGGGCGCGGTGGTGTCGTTCGAGGGCCACGTGCCCGCCCGGTCGATGGCGCTCGGCGTGCCCGCCCGCGTGCGCGAGGGGTACGTCGTGCCGGACGGCGCGTGGCAGTTCGCCGTGGACAAGTACGTGGACAACATCTTGCTGTACCGCAAGGGACTGCGCCGCCTGGACTGAGATAAGGTCCCGCCGTGGCACGTCCGCTTGAAGAGATCATGGAAGCCGGCTGGGCCGCGGCACTCGCGCCCGTGGCCGATCGCATCGCCGCGATGGGCGAGTTCCTGCGGGCGGAGGTGGCCGCCGGGCGGACCTACCTGCCCGCCGGGGAGAACGTGCTGCGGGCGTTCCAGCAGCCGTTCCACTCCGTGCGGGTGCTGATCGTCGGCCAGGACCCGTACCCGACGCCGGGGCACGCGGTCGGGCTGAGCTTCTCGGTGTCGCCGGAGACCCGGCCCATCCCGAAGAGCCTGGTCAACATCTACACCGAGTACGTGGCCGACCTGGGTCACCCCAAGCCCTCCAACGGCGACCTGACGCCGTGGACCGAGCGCGGCGTGCTGCTGCTCAACCGGGCGTTGACGGTGCAGCCGGGCAAGTCGAACTCCCACCGCAACAAGGGCTGGGAGCCGGTGACCGAGCAGGCGATCAAGGCGCTGGCCGAGCGGGACGCGCCGCTGGTCGCGAT
It contains:
- the cofC gene encoding 2-phospho-L-lactate guanylyltransferase yields the protein MGADVDLVVPVKTLRRAKTRLVGARLDRPALALAFAVDTIAAALPTVRRVVAVTSDPSVVAELRALGVESIPGPEGLNESLRHGFDVLRSRDPASAIGALQADLPALRTAELAAALAAARGRSFCPDRQGTGTTLLLSAPGGDLAPAFGPGSAAAHSTSGATPLLGPWPSLRHDVDTADDLRLAADLGLGPRTAAAVTPVGG
- a CDS encoding lysophospholipid acyltransferase family protein, whose amino-acid sequence is MAKEKGGFWVGLAAAVFYPATAVMARRRDEGAERVPRTGGALIVMNHVSHLDPVYDAVFTHRQGRVPHFLAKHSLWNVPFVGTVVRGARQIPVYRGTADAQQSLRAAHEALEQGLVVIIYPEGTITRDPDGWPMASRTGVARLALEHDVPVLPAARWGTREVYDHYRKKFRPFPRKTVVTKVGPPADLDAYRSRPQNLALLREVTDVLMNDVKGLLAEIREEQAPDGFYTKKA
- a CDS encoding NAD(P)H-dependent glycerol-3-phosphate dehydrogenase — translated: MDRVAVLGAGSWGTAFAKVLADSGTDVVLWARRSDVADAITAGRVNDDYLPGVALPPNLTATSDARKALAGAGAVVLAVPSQTLRENLSGWRPWLPAGATLVSLAKGVELGTLKRMSEVVREVAGVPEDQVAVVSGPNLAKEIAAEQPTATVIACTDHDRAVELQHACSNSYFRPYTNVDVVGCELGGACKNVIALACGMAAGMGFGDNTMASIITRGLAETARLGAALGADPLTFAGLAGLGDLVATCASPLSRNRSFGERLGLGDSPAQAQEAAHGQVAEGVKSCSSIRELAARVGVDMPITDGVHQVCHEGLDPRVLTTALLGRERKAERQ
- a CDS encoding cystathionine gamma-lyase, with amino-acid sequence MTWGDGTRVVHSTPAVRGEPFLAGPVFASAYHLGGADTYGRVHNPTWRALEVALGELDGGTTVLFPSGMAAISTFLRVVLAPGDVVVVPSDGYYLTRTLVADMPVEVVEAPTAGPYPSFEGVRLVLLESPSNPGLDVCDISALVAAAHAAGTLVAVDNTTATPLGQQPLLLGADAVVSSDTKAVAGHSDVLLGHVSTSDPDLAERVRAARTTGGAIPGPFEAWLAHRGLGTLDLRLGRQAENAAALHEVLKDHPAVSGLRWPGAPGDPAHEVASRQMRRFGGVLTFVLADEGAVASFLERSRLVYASTSFGGLHTSLDRRAQWGDPVPEGLVRLSAGCEDTADLVEDVLRSL
- a CDS encoding cysteine dioxygenase encodes the protein MFAVPENTIALPQSHAALHPVRIALDTAARRERWAHLLRYDPETRFAALVDRTDEQEVWLMSWLPGQRAELHDHGVTSGAFTVVSGSLTEVVTPGPTQVLHHLVAGQSRVFGPGYAHQVRNDGTDPAVTIHVFRDGGRTIRPVRFDPLAGATSAR
- a CDS encoding pyridoxamine 5'-phosphate oxidase family protein — encoded protein: MTLSPTDRSTIKRGRNRAVTEREALHAVLDAALVCHLAVVVDDAPLVLPTGYGRDGDTLYLHGSTGARSLREAGTGVPVCVAVTILDGVVYARSVFDHSMNYRAAVVHGTAVPVTDPDAKLHALRVLTEHIAPGSWDYARPPTPKELAATAVLSLDLAEASVKIRSGPPGDEDEDVAANAKWAGVLPLRTAWGEPEPDPALVGDWDVPPHVTARR
- a CDS encoding PLP-dependent aminotransferase family protein gives rise to the protein MAETALAVVLDRESAEPLAVQLADALRTAAGDGRLRSGDRLPSTRALAERLGVSRTVTAAAYEQLHAEGWIAGRHGSGTYVTTTPPGALKSRARRVAAPAAPVDVVDLAPGAPWAEGLDRAAWRRAWRAAADVQPLFRPARGGLPEYRAVVAEHLLRHRGLAVRGGLREELVLATGGTTAALVELGSAVLRPGDAVAVEEPGYQRAVWALRSAGVKVVQAPVDAEGLLVEAVPPGVRGVYCSPAHQYPMGGRMSAARRVALVERARAEGWLVVEDDYDGELRYDVAPLPLLAALAPDVVVHLGTTSKILTPTLGAGWMVAPEPIAAEVMAHRDRTGTSPSAAGQRVLVELARNGDLGRHLRKLRRELSERRALLSAAFAEAGIPVLGDDAGAHIVVPLPSAQAERDVLAEAHDRGLRLDGLGRHHAGRPKVHGAAIGYSACSREQLTAAIPTLIGILATTPARRER
- a CDS encoding D-alanine--D-alanine ligase family protein — encoded protein: MTQRKTKVAVVFGGRSSEHMVSCLSAGSVLPHLDRDRFDVVPVGITETGAWVIGADDTKALEVRDRQLPTVNALVPVSGSELVPVAPTEVLADVEVVFPVLHGAWGEDGTIQGLLELADIPYVGPGVLASAVAMDKEFTKRLLKGAGLPVGEFAVLRREQETLTEADRERLGLPVFVKPARAGSSVGISKVVDWAHLDSAIALARKTDPKVIIEAAVSGREVECGVLEFPDGRVEASLPAELRIVGGEVDWYDFDAKYLDDVCEFDIPAKLDEHVTRDLREMAVAAFRALDCQGLARVDFFVTDYDELVVNEVNTMPGFTPISMYPRMWAETGVDYPALLTTLVETAIARGTGLR
- a CDS encoding DUF3515 domain-containing protein, which encodes MAQEPEPASLLPRPLLVVALGLTALLVVGVAAAGLVLGGRDDAADPSAVRTGPVALVPVPAPKAGSAECAALLGALPAQLLSGGVTLPRRELAAPAPAGALAWGDERHEPVVLRCGLDRPGDLTPTSQLRIISDVQWLEVSDGGSATWYVVDRPVYVALTVPSDAGTGPLQDVSTTIRDTLAKGPVDTKG
- a CDS encoding Lrp/AsnC family transcriptional regulator, translating into MVHAYILIQTEVGKAAAVAAEISGIPGVATAEDVTGPYDVIVRAEADTVDQLGQLVVARIQNVEGITRTLTCPVVHL
- a CDS encoding thiamine-phosphate kinase gives rise to the protein MRPEPPRNADTVAEVGEFGLIRRVTAGRTQPPTTLLGPGDDAAVVAAPDGRVVVSTDVLVEGVHFRLDWSSPEQVGRKAAAVNLADVVAMGAMPTALLIGLACPADTPSAVVEGITAGLWQEATVAGAGVVGGDMVSSATLVISVTAMGDMGGFEPVTRSGAQVGDVVAVCGRLGWAAGGLAVLQRGFRSPVAVVGAQRNPEPPYEAGPQAAAAGATAMIDVSDGLLADLGHIADESGIGIDIRTELLEVHPRLIDVAAALGADARHWALTGGEDHALAATFPEPGAVPEGWRTIGTVRHGSGVTVDGRAYEKPPGWEHWR
- a CDS encoding GNAT family N-acetyltransferase, encoding MELCTLAYDHPDSVKLIADLQQVYVDRYGEGDVTPVDPAEFAAPSGHFVVGYLDGVPVACGGWRAHDVAEHSLRPGDAEIKRMYVVEAVRGRGLARVVLASLETAARAAGRRRMVLETGLRQPEAIGLYRANGYARIDNFGVYRHHPESLCFAKDL
- a CDS encoding gamma carbonic anhydrase family protein — protein: MAIYALGDFEPVIHPDAYVHPDATVIGDVRIGAHASVWPQAVLRGDYGRIEVGERTSIQDGTVVHCTEVHPTLIGAECVVGHNVHIEGATIADRCLIASGSVVLNGAVVETGAIVGAGAVVSFEGHVPARSMALGVPARVREGYVVPDGAWQFAVDKYVDNILLYRKGLRRLD
- a CDS encoding uracil-DNA glycosylase, encoding MARPLEEIMEAGWAAALAPVADRIAAMGEFLRAEVAAGRTYLPAGENVLRAFQQPFHSVRVLIVGQDPYPTPGHAVGLSFSVSPETRPIPKSLVNIYTEYVADLGHPKPSNGDLTPWTERGVLLLNRALTVQPGKSNSHRNKGWEPVTEQAIKALAERDAPLVAILWGSQARALKPLLGADRCVESVHPSPLSAAGGFFGSRPFSKVNELLVKQGAEPIDWKLP